The DNA window TATTGCTTACGACGTCTCTAGTATTTCTGTTACAACACTAATGTTAATGAACTCTTACTTCATTAGAGAAAAGAggaaatattgaaaattttacacaaattttcaataataaaataatatcagaaATCTCTTTATCGGATGTAGACAAAgatgatataaatattaaggTTTAGTTTTGGACTAATGATAGATAATATAACGTTAATTCTGGTTATCTAATTAAGACTCAGATCAAccatgaaaataattttgatatttaggGGAAAATTTGGAACCTTAAGTGCCCACAAAAAATATTGGAAAAACGTTGAAAAGCAAGAAAATGattagttataaaaaattatttggatatCCTGGGAGATATACAAAGCAAGAAATAATCTTACATTAAGAAATCTAAATATGGGCCAGAACCGAATTATTACAACCGTCGCACAAGGATATCAAGTATATGATCAAGCTAACCTGAAAAAAAGCTGCAAAAAGAAAGTGAGTTAGAAGAAGCACAAAAACAGATTCACCCAAACAAAATCATTGCACATGCGGATGCGACAATCAATAAGAATACAAAGAAAAGTTTTGTTGTAATGATATTTTGCATACCAAGTGGAAAAATTATTATAGAGGACAAAAACTTTTAAGGGTGTTTATGTCACTTACCGAAGAGAATGAACTGCGCATTCACACACTCACAACTTACTAGTTTGCTGACGGGCAATGCTAAAATAGAGATTTTAAGACTAACACCTAAAATGGCGAAGAAACTACATCTCAATGatgttatcatattttataattatcaattgGCTATTAAAATTTTCGAAACGTCAAAGTTGAACACTGGAATGCGAGACCAATAAGAATAAACATTCTTAAAAGTCTAAAAATCAACAAAGGTTTCAAAATGGCTTAGACTAAGAGAGAACTCAACTCTATGACAAATTGGATTGCAatgaaatgcaaagaaatcgaTTGACTGATTACTTGAAATGAGCTTAACtttcaacaaatttaaaatctaCTTCTCACTTAACACAATTTTATTGATGAATTTGAACGAGTTGTTGACGaatcaaaatctcaataatcaaactaaatcaagataactcaataaattaaatagaagggaaatgaaagaatttAAGAGACGATATTTATGCCACGAAAGTATTTTGAGAGTTAccatttattcatttttaaacttGTTTCGAAGATTGATACATTTTGTTGCTCTTCTTTacctattatttattttctaatattcatatatatatatatatatatatatattatcacttTTTGActagaaaattttatttgtctaaTATAACATTTGGGTTATTTTGGTACAAGGATCCTCTACTCCCACATTTTGTCTGCTCCCATAGGAGCATGTAAAATTGGGAACAGACGATCTCAACAACTATCTTTGTCCCTCaaatttagaagaagaaaacattattaaatttctCATATTTACACTAATTTGattgtagataaataataatttatatataaaatataaataattcaatttgagTAGAAAGTAtacattttagatttaaaaCTGGTTGCCTTGAGGTCTGCCATATCCCAAAGACTAACCGGTGTGCCTGCCCGAGTCTATGTAATTTATAGATTGTGATCTCATTTTAGAATGTGTGAAAAGAGGGTTTCAAAATTTTGTGATGAAAAAAATGCATTTCACTCCTTCAATTCACTTTTTTATATGGAGATACTCCATTTTTatcattctaaaattttaagcctaatttaaaaagataaacgtGAAAATTCAAAAACTTTGTTAACATTTGCTTATTTATTGAGAATAAGTTGTATCCACTATTTTTTGCAATGtttatacattatatttttgataagatttatcaaaatattataaacaataattcttataaaaaaacaattataatttattaaggcCCATTTACCTTTGGATTGGGCTAACATTATTTGAATAATGAAAGGACCCTAATTGACTAATAAGGGTAAACCCTGAAAATGCATCatcaatataaattttcatctgaacatattcaccataaGAAGCAGGAGCAGCGGCGGCGGGAGCAGGAGCAGCGGCGGCGATGGTATGTTTCTCACTCTAATCCTTGATCTACATCCCTATCATTCCTCATATTTTTCATCTGTTTTCTTATACATAAATTTCTATTGAATTATAATAGGGTATCGATTTGAAAGCCGGTGGCAAGAGCAAGAAGACGAAGCGTACAGCTCCAAAATCACAGGATATCTATCTCAAGCTCATTGTTAAGgtaaaatctcatacctttctAGCAACCCTTTTGCGAATGTGTGTGAATTGGCTTCAATTTGCTTTACATAATTGTTATCTAGTTGATTAGTTTCTGAAATGAATCTGCTTTAATCTTGTATTTAGTTGTATCGTTTCCTCGTACGAAGAACTGGTAGCAAGTTCAATGCTGTTATCTTAAAGAGGCTCTTTATGAGCAAGATTAACAAAGCCCCAATTTCCCTGTCAAAATTGGCCAAGTTCATGACAGATAAGGTATTTATTCCATGGTCAATTCAGTTCTttggatttagggtttagggtttgcttAGTTAACTTATGGTTTTGGTTATTAGGAGGGGAAAATTGCTGTAGTGGTTGGAACCATTACAAATGATATTCGGTTAAGTGAAGATGTGCCTGCTATCAAGGTGACAGCTTTGAGGTTTACTGAAAGAGCTAGGGCTAGGATTGAGAAGGCTGGTGGTGAATGTTTGACATTTGATCAGCTTGCTTTAAGagcccctcttggacaaaacACGGTATGgtttgttgttttgtttgttaattTGGATAGGATTCATCATTTATGAAATTCACgtcattttgaaattttggaatGGATTTAGGTGCTTTTGAGAGGTCCTAAGAACTCTCGCGAAGCGGTTAAGCATTTTGGCAGGGCTCCTGGTGTGCCACACAGCCATACCAAGCCTTATGTGCGATCGAAGGGAAGGAAGTTTGAGAAGGCTAGAGGAAGAAGGAAGAGCAGGGGTTTTAGAGTTTGAGTTGATTGTTATAATTTCCAAATTGGTTGTCTTTCTATTGAGAGAAGGGTCAtcctattatttttgtttgctgTTCCTGTTTTGTTGGACATAATGGTTTGTTACTTCAATATTCTTCTTGAACATTATAAAAGGATTGAATTCTCAAGTGTTTTGGACAATTTATTGGTATTTATAGAGTTTTACTTGTTATTAATCCCtgttatttattcattcatgggGATGAATATGCTATGCTGATTCACTTGGAAACTCATTTTTGGTAGTGTGATCAACCAATCTCTtcggtttatttttttattggttctttttttttattggttctTCTTCTGGTAATtgataattcaatattttgaaattaactattatttttattaaatgttttttttcaaaattttgtttgcgtcatcttattatattatcttattatattgTGAAcggataattcaattttttaaattaaatattaaataattttatttttcaaaattcctAATTGTTCTTTGTTTGTGCCAAAAATCAtgttattcttcattttttatctatattataatattgttataatataatatatttcaaaactatacatttttaaactaatagttatatatatatatattaatttttttaaaataattctatataaattagaattaaaaattaaaatatatatatatatatatattattaaatattatttataatatatctaatatttataaaataactaatataaatatatatgtttaaattattattgtttaccggttaaattgttagaaaaatactTCAATCGAATCGGTTAACCGGAACCGTTAAAACCAATAAACCGGTAAACTATCGGTTAAGTTATTGATTTTCCGGTTTTTTGCATAACcctaattataatatgatatgttttataaatatatttaaaaatatattataatatattatattattctaacaatataatatattttaagaatttttatctttaaattaatagttttataaattaaattttaaaaaaaattaattttacaaattataatttaaaatttaaaaataaccaatagatatatattattatttataatatatttaatatttaaaaaaacataatataaagaATTACCGATTTATCGGTTAAATCagtaaaaaatagttaaactGAAAATCAAACAGTTAAATCGTAAAAAATCGGTTAACCAGGACTGATAGAACCATTAATCGATTTGATTATTagatttcttaatttttttatttatttttttttttcataacttCTTAAGTAGGTCTTTCACCATCTCTGGTATCCTCCATGTGTGGGGCATCCTCTTAAATAgggaaattttaaatttgaattattgatAGATATGGCATTTCTCTTGTGATGGCATTAATTATTTACATGGTTCAAATGTGCAAattgcatttcttttattagTTAAACCTGATATCAAATTGAGAAGTCATCTTTTAACTAGTACTCTTGTAAATGATTATTATACTCtctaaaaaaaacttcaattgattttattttaatattaataaacaatgtGAGATCCAAGTAAGATGATTGAATAAAAGGGTttcattaagtttttttttctttcaaaatagataCTAAACTTTTTAGCTTATAGGTTTAATCAAACTAATTCTCCATTTTTATTAAGTTGATTCAAAATAATTCTTACAATTCTGTAACAAGCTACCAAATGGAATAATCTTTAGGTCTTGTATGATGAgatttatttggattatttttcaaataaaccattcAAAAATAGTTCATAACTTTActtaaatcatcaataacatTTTCCTATTcaaatagtttaaattattaaacacatttactttaacttttataatatttttaaattgtaaaggtttaaaatatttgataaaatttataaataacttgtttttcttataaacatcaaacaagttttttttagcATAAAATAGTATCTTTTGCAAATAAGACTGCATCACACAAGATCTTAAACTAACCTAAAAAGCTAATTTATTGGTTTCaatcaaatatcttaaaatttcacttaaatttttaaccaaaataataaaatattttttaaaattcaatcttttcaaaactcaaataacttattttctaactcaacaacaaaaatttcaaataacccaacataaAACACATTTActtttaataacatttaaaattttaaatactaaacataatttaataaaaaaaaagtttctaaataaacattttttcttaaacCAATCAAACAAGTTTCTTTTAGCATAAAGTagtattttttacaaataaaactATATCACACAAGACCttaaaagtaaacaaaaataaaagaagggAGAGAATGTGCATTATTTACTTGTAGCGTTACATCAAACATATGGGTCGGAAAAGCACAGAATAATAATGTGAAGATGGACAGAATCCATGTGAGAAATGAGAAAAgcaaaaaatcattaattaacaaaaatattttttttttatttttttttattcaacacCCAGTTTATAAATACACAGCTTGATCAATAATGTCTTTGTACATTAATGATCTGAGCTCTGTTTCTTGgttatttttttgagaaaaagctctgttcttcatcttctttagaGGACAAATGGCTTCTTCTCTTCATCTCTTTCTTCCATTACTTCTCCtcttttcatcttcattctcaCTTCTCCCTCTCTGTAATGCCCAGAAACGCCATTCCCATCGTCCTCATTTTGCTAGTCATAACTACAGAGAAGCTCTAACCAAATCCATCATCTTCTTTGATGGTCAAAGATCAGGAAAGCTCCCTTCTAACCAGAGAATCTCTTGGAGAAGAGACTCCGGTCTTTCAGATGGAGCTTCCTCCAATGTAAAtcttgtttttttgaaaatgaaactTCAAGACTCTATTTTTATACCTATCTTTTGATGGGTTTTGATGGGTATTCCATAAATGCAGGTAGATTTGGTCGGAGGTTACTACGACGCCGGAGACAATGTAAAGTTTGGATTTCCAATGGCTTTCACTACCACAATGCTTTCATGGAGTGTCATTGAATTTGGAGGTTTAATGAAAAGTGAACTTCAAAATGCAAAAGAAGCCATTCGATGGGCAACTGATTATCTTCTTAAAGCGACTTCTCATCCAAACACCATTTATGTTCAGGtccttctctttctctttctcttttcaaataacccaaaacgGTACTAAAATGGCAAGTTATTAGGTGGGTGATGCTAATAAGGATCATGCTTGTTGGGAAAGACCAGAAGATATGGATACTCCAAGAAGTGTTTTCAAAATAGACAAGAACAATCCCGGATCCGACGTGGCAGGGGAGACCGCCGCCGCACTCGCCGCCGCTTCTTTGGTGTTCAGGAAATCTGATCCTAAATACTCAAATCTTCTACTGAGAAGGGCTATGAGGGTAAATCATTGTTTTACTTTTTTCACTAATAAAAATTGGATCTTTTAAAGAATcttgatttttcttcttctttgaagGTGTTTACATTTGCTGATAAGTATAGAGGTCCATACAGTAATGgattgaaaaaatatgtttgcCCTTTTTATTGTTCTTACTCTGGTTACCAGGtacaaaattacatttttaccCCTCCATAGCTTCTTTTCCTCCTtccattttgaaaattttgggtttttttcTGTAATTTGAAGGATGAACTGTTGTGGGGAGCTGCTTGGTTACATAGAGCTACCAAGAACC is part of the Impatiens glandulifera chromosome 1, dImpGla2.1, whole genome shotgun sequence genome and encodes:
- the LOC124916170 gene encoding endoglucanase 17-like; the protein is MASSLHLFLPLLLLFSSSFSLLPLCNAQKRHSHRPHFASHNYREALTKSIIFFDGQRSGKLPSNQRISWRRDSGLSDGASSNVDLVGGYYDAGDNVKFGFPMAFTTTMLSWSVIEFGGLMKSELQNAKEAIRWATDYLLKATSHPNTIYVQVGDANKDHACWERPEDMDTPRSVFKIDKNNPGSDVAGETAAALAAASLVFRKSDPKYSNLLLRRAMRVFTFADKYRGPYSNGLKKYVCPFYCSYSGYQDELLWGAAWLHRATKNPTYLNYIQTNGLTLGADEGDNVFGWDNKHAGARILISKSFLVQRVQSLHDYKDHADNFICSIIPGASFSQSKYTPGGLLFKMNDSNMQYVTSTSFLLLTYAKYLTISKKAVNCGGTLVGPRRLRAIAKKQVDYLLGDNPLKMSYMVGYGPRYPLRIHHRGSSLPSIASHPAKIQCSAGFSVMHSQSANPNILMGAVVGGPDLHDRFPDLRWDYEQSEPATYINAPLVGALSYLAHSFGQL
- the LOC124916159 gene encoding 60S ribosomal protein L18-2, encoding MGIDLKAGGKSKKTKRTAPKSQDIYLKLIVKLYRFLVRRTGSKFNAVILKRLFMSKINKAPISLSKLAKFMTDKEGKIAVVVGTITNDIRLSEDVPAIKVTALRFTERARARIEKAGGECLTFDQLALRAPLGQNTVLLRGPKNSREAVKHFGRAPGVPHSHTKPYVRSKGRKFEKARGRRKSRGFRV